GGGCACCACGAGCAATCGCCGTAACCAAACCGATGTCCGGCGTGAGCAGAGAGACGATGCGGGAAGATTCACGCCAGTTGCGTACCCGCAGACAGATGGCGCTTGTCTTTACGATTCGCCGCACTCAATCCTCGCTGCGAATCTCGCCGACCAGTTCCTCAATCAGGTCTTCAAGGGTCACGATGCCGATGGTGTTACCAGACAGGTCGATAACAACCGACAGGTGTTCCCCGCGCTGCTGCATCTGGCGCAGGACATCAAGTGCCCGACTGTTTTCCGGAAGATACTGGACCGGTCGCACCCGCACCCGTTTTTCGGAACTCGTCCCCCGAGTAACGACTTCAAGTAAATCTTTTGCTACTATTACACCGATGATATTGTCCGGTGTTCCCGTATAGACTGGTATCCGGCTGTAACCAAACTGATTAAGTAATGTCAGAACCGTATCGAGGTCCGAATCGGCGGGCACAGATTTAACCTGTTTAATCGGAATGGCAATTTCGCCTACTTTCATTTGAGAGAAACGGAACAACCGCGCCGCCATATTTGCGGTCGTGGTCCGGCGGGCAGGTGTCTGTTCCCGCTGGGCGATGACTTTGAGAAAGTCGTCCCGGCTGAGAACGGCTTTTCGAGTCCGGGGCAGGAGTCGGACCAGAAAGTAGGTAACCGGCGCAAACCCAATACGGCTGATGTTCAGTAAAAAGGCGGCTGACCGTAACCAGCGACTGGGTATCGATTGGGCGAGCGCCTTGGGCAGGTAGTCACCGAGAATCAGGGTGAGAAGCACGACCAGAAGTACCGCAATTGGTGTAAAACTGGCACCCAGGTGGGTGACGAAATACCTTTGAAACAGGACGGTGGCAAACACATTGGCGAGGTTCGTGCCAATGATGGCGGCGATGAGGGTCGGTCCGATTTTGTCAAGTGCCGTCAGCGCCTCTCGAGCCCCGGCGACCCGATTTTTTGCCCAGTGGTTAAGCCGGACCCAGTTTGCGCGGTAGAGGGCGGTTTCCGAACCGGAGTAGAAACCAGTAAGGATAATTAAAAGAAAACCGGCGAGGAGTTCCATCGGTTAAGTCTTCCGGTGTTTTATTAGGACCTTTTCCAGTTTATGCTCCGAGACTTCCTGAACGATAATTTCCAGATTGTTCAGTTCAATGCGGTCCCCGGGCTGGGGTAAGCGTCCCAGACGGTCCTGAATAAGCGCGGCAAGCCGTTCAAAATAAAAGGCACGAAAGGCGTTGGAAAAGAGCCGGTTGAGGGTGGCGAGGTCAATCTCACCGTCAACCAGAAAGGCGTGGTCAGCAATTTTTTGGTAAGGTAGTTCTTCGACAAGGTCAAATTCATCGGTGATTTCGCCGAAAATTGCCTCAAGGATGTCTTCAAGCGTGACCAAACCGGCGGTCTGTCCAAATTCGTCAACAACGATGGCGATATGGGAGTTTTTCCGCCTCAGCTCATCGAGCAGGGGAAGGAGTTTTTTCACTTCCGGGACGAAATAGGGTGTACGGGCAAAAGTTTTAACCGGGGCGTCAGGGTTCGGGGCGGTTATCAGTTCTTTTGCGTAAACGACGCCGGTGATTTGTTCAAGGTTGTCCCGGAAAATCGGTAACCGGGAAAAGCCACTTTCCCGGCATGCCCGTATTGCTTCTGAAACCGGCGTATGTTCGGCGACAGCAACAATATCCTTGCGCGGGGTCATTACTTCTGATACTGTACGACGGTCAAGGTCAACCAGGTTGCGTAAAATTTCCTCTTCGCCGGGCAGAAGCACACCTTTTTCTTTTCCTAGTTCTATCATCGTATGTAGTTCGTCGTCGGTCAGGGTGGTTTTTTCCTGGGGAAAGGTAGTAAGGAGGGCGTTGAGCCGGTCTAAAAGCTGGGTGAAAGGTGAAAGGACGAGATAAGTTACTCTGATAATCGGTGCCAAAAGCAGCGCCGACTTTTCCGGGTTGAGACGGGCAATAACTTTGGGTGAGATTTCGCCAAATACCAGAAGAAGTCCGGTCATTACAACGCCGCCAATGCCAAGGATGGCTGCGGTATTTATTCCGGTGCGGCGGGCAAGGTTGAGTAGAAACAGGGTGAAAAGAGCGGTGGCGGTGGTGTTGACCATAAGGTTGGCGAGGAGCAGGGTTCCAAGGAGCCGCTGGGGCTGATTAAGCAGATGCTTTAGCTTTGGGGAGTCGGCGCGCCAGCTGGGGATAGAGAAAAACGCTGCCTCGGAGCCGGAAAAGACCGCGGACAGGATTAGTAAAGCACCGGTGCCGGCAAGGAGGATAAACATTGGCGGTGAGAAATCAGTTCAGTTTTTTCATCTGGGCGTGGGAGAGCCCAGCAAGGTGGAGTAAACCGTGTTCCACCAGAGCGAGGAGTTCATCGCGTAGCCTGATGCCTGCCTGTTTTGCCTGGAGCCGCGCCTGCTCGCGGGAGATGTAGATTTCACCGACAAGTTGGGGGGCGTTTTTCCGACCTGGCACAAGGGGTGTATCAAGACGGAACGAGAGGACATCGGTTGGCCGGTCTCTTCCCAGGAACTGTCGGTTGAGCCGATGAATATAACGGTTGTTGACAAAGATGATGTTGATTTTTCCCTCTGGCATCTTTGTCCCCAGCAAACGGTGGATGTGCCGGATTAGTCTTCTTATCTCTCGCTGAAGAAAAGTGTCTTCAGTGCCGAATATCTCAACCTGTAACATCGCTTGATGGGTGTGGTTTTTTACCCTGATTCTGGTTGTTTAGTTTGTCGTCTCTTGACTCATAGGCGTGAATAATGCGTGAGACCAGGGGCGGGCGTACAACATCGCCTTTGTCGAAATATACAATGCTGATGCCGGGGATACCGGTCAAGAGTTTTTCCGCTTCCACCAGACCGGAGGTGTACTGATGGGAAAGGTCAATCTGGGTGATGTCACCGGTGACAATCGCCTTGGAGT
This genomic window from candidate division WOR-3 bacterium contains:
- a CDS encoding HlyC/CorC family transporter translates to MFILLAGTGALLILSAVFSGSEAAFFSIPSWRADSPKLKHLLNQPQRLLGTLLLANLMVNTTATALFTLFLLNLARRTGINTAAILGIGGVVMTGLLLVFGEISPKVIARLNPEKSALLLAPIIRVTYLVLSPFTQLLDRLNALLTTFPQEKTTLTDDELHTMIELGKEKGVLLPGEEEILRNLVDLDRRTVSEVMTPRKDIVAVAEHTPVSEAIRACRESGFSRLPIFRDNLEQITGVVYAKELITAPNPDAPVKTFARTPYFVPEVKKLLPLLDELRRKNSHIAIVVDEFGQTAGLVTLEDILEAIFGEITDEFDLVEELPYQKIADHAFLVDGEIDLATLNRLFSNAFRAFYFERLAALIQDRLGRLPQPGDRIELNNLEIIVQEVSEHKLEKVLIKHRKT
- the ybeY gene encoding rRNA maturation RNase YbeY; this translates as MLQVEIFGTEDTFLQREIRRLIRHIHRLLGTKMPEGKINIIFVNNRYIHRLNRQFLGRDRPTDVLSFRLDTPLVPGRKNAPQLVGEIYISREQARLQAKQAGIRLRDELLALVEHGLLHLAGLSHAQMKKLN
- a CDS encoding DUF21 domain-containing protein; translation: MELLAGFLLIILTGFYSGSETALYRANWVRLNHWAKNRVAGAREALTALDKIGPTLIAAIIGTNLANVFATVLFQRYFVTHLGASFTPIAVLLVVLLTLILGDYLPKALAQSIPSRWLRSAAFLLNISRIGFAPVTYFLVRLLPRTRKAVLSRDDFLKVIAQREQTPARRTTTANMAARLFRFSQMKVGEIAIPIKQVKSVPADSDLDTVLTLLNQFGYSRIPVYTGTPDNIIGVIVAKDLLEVVTRGTSSEKRVRVRPVQYLPENSRALDVLRQMQQRGEHLSVVIDLSGNTIGIVTLEDLIEELVGEIRSED